A segment of the Chryseobacterium scophthalmum genome:
TTACTCTTCTTTTTGCAATCGTTAAAATCATGTTCGCTCCGAAAATGATCCACGAAACTGCGATTAGTATATCGATTGGCCACTCGTGCTCAGCATATTCTTTTGAAGTGTTGATCCCCATAAAGAATGTGATAAACGTAGCAACAATCATAAATTGCCATGTCCAGAAATGAATCCACGATAAAGTATCGCTGTACATTCTTGTTTTTAATAATCTTTGGGTAGAGTAGTAAACCCCTACATAAACGATATTACATACGAATGCAAAGATTACCGTGTTGGTGTGTAGCATTCTTATTCTACCAAACCCTAACGCACCGTTGGTATTAATTAACCCTTGTATGTTTCCTGATGCAAGACTGTTGATTGTTGTATCGTCAGTTCCAAACAAAAACTCAGGAAGCTCAGGATAGAAAAGCATCAATGCTGCCGTAAGTCCAAACACGAAACCTATAATTCCAAAAACTATGGTCGCGTAAAGGAATGCACGAACAATACTGTTGTCATAACTAAACTTTTGTGTCTCCATATTAACTATTCACTTTTTTCTTCAAATTTATTATTATCTCCTTTTTTCTTATCGTTGTTGTTGCCAGTGTCTTCTTTTTCCTTTATTTCATCGGAGTCAAAAAGTATTCTCACAGCTGGAGATTCGTCATCTTCAAACTGCCCTTTTCTGGCGAAAACTATAAATACGACCAGAAAAACTACAGCCAAAGAAACGCTGCATAAGATCATTAAATATAGAATATCCATCTGACAACAAAATTAACCTATTTTCGGGGTTCAAAATTAGTGAAAAATAATGACAATTATCACGAAATACTGGGTTTGGCTAATTTAAAATCAGTCTAAATAAGGGGTTTTAAGGCTGTTTTTTGAAATGTTTTCTCCCAAGAATCCAGGTGGAAATCGTTGTGAAAGAAATGACGGTAATCGAACTTGCAGGCATAATTAAAGCTGCAAATAGCGGACTCATATTTCCCGTTACAGCAAACGTTAAACCAACAACATTGTATAAAAAGCTAATCAGGAACGTTAGTTTTACAATGGTGATTGAACCTTTACAAACGTTTAAATAATTATCAAGTTGCGATACTTTTTCCCCGTTCATAATGACATCTGAAGATGGCGTAAAGCTGTTGCTGTCGTCAGAAATTGCGATTCCTACATTACTTTGTTTTAAAGCTCCGGCATCATTTAAACCGTCACCAAGCATAATTACTTTTAAGCCTTTATCCTGAAGATCCTTGATGTAATTCAGTTTGTCTTCCGGGTTTTGGTTAAACGCCATCGAGCTGTAATTCGGGATGATCTCTTTAAGCTGATTTTCTTCGGAAGAATTGTCTCCGCTCAGAATGAAAATCTTATAATTAATCAGTTTTGTGAAAAGATTTCTAAGGTTTTCTCGGTATTCATTTTTAAAAATAAATTTACCGATAAACTCATTATTTTTACTGATGTAAACTGCGGTTTCAAGATTTTTAGACTCCTGATTATTGTATTTTGCAGAACCTATTTTATAAATATTTCCTCGTACACTTGCTTCGTAGCCTTTTCCTGAGATTTCTTCAAAATTATCAACCGGGAAATAATCATCTTTTACTTCCAGAAATTCATACAAAGATTTGGAAAGCGGATGATTTGAGTTTTTAACTAAACTTTTAATATTTAATAAATCAAATTCCTGAATTTCAGAACCTTCGTATCGGATGTTTGATTTTTTTCTGTGGGTAATTGTTCCGGTTTTATCGAAAACTAAAGTGTCGACTTTTGCAATTTTCTCAATCGTTAAAGTATCTTTTACGTAAAATTTATTTCGACCTAAAATCCTCATAATGTGACCGAAAGTAAACGGAGAAGACAATGCCAGAGCACAAGGACAGGCAATAATTAAAACGGCAGAGATAACCTGGAACATGGTTTCCAAATCAATGAAGTACCAATAAATTCCGGCAACAAGCGCAATTCCTAAAATAATAAAGGTGAAATATTTACTGATGTCGTTGATTAAAGTATCAAGTCCGGTCTCGTGTTTTTTGAAAGCTTCTTTATTCCAGAGTTGGGTAAGATAACTTTGGTCGACATTTTTAATAACTTCAAGTTCCAAAGATGAACCAATCTGCTTTCCTCCGGCAAAAATTTTATCCCCCGGATTTTTAGAAATACTTTCACTTTCACCGGTAATAAAACTGTTGTCGATATTTCCGTTTCCGCTAATCAAAATGGCATCTACAGGAATGATTTCGTGGTTTCGTACTAAAATTCTGTCACCGATTTTAATTTCTGAAAGCAAAATGTTCTCCTGCTTCCCATTAAAATCAACTTTCGTTACGGCAATCGGGTAGAATGATTTATAATCTCTGTCATAAGAAAGCGAACTGTAGGTTCTTTTCTGGAAGATTTTTCCTAAAAGCATGAAGAATAAAAGTCCGCACAAAGTATCAAAATATCCCGGACCGTAATCGGTAGCAATTTCGTAGATACTTCTTCCGAACAGCACAAAAATTCCTAAAACAATAGGAACGTCGATATTGACGATTTTGTTTTTTAAACCATACCAAGCAGATTTGTAATAATCAGAGGCAGAATAAAATACAACAGGAACCGAAAGCAAGAACATTAAAACTCGGAATAAACCTTTGTAATGCTCCATCCAGTAATCTTCGCCGCCGATATATTCCGGGAAGGCCAAAAACATTCCGTTACCGAAAGCAAATCCTGCAATCGCAAGTTTTACTAATAAAGATTTGTCTAAATTGTCTTCGTTTTTTTCGGCTGTTTCAAGATTGATTGCGGGTTTGTACCCAAGATTGGTTAAAAATTTAGCTAATTCGCTTAATTTTAATTCGTTATGATTGAAAGAAACCTGTAAAGTCTTTCTTGTGAAGTTTACCTGAGAATAATGAATGTCTTTATGTAAAGTATGAAGGCTTTCTAATAGCCAAATGCAAGAAGAACAGTGGATTACCGGAATTCTGAATGTGACAAGACTTGTATTGCCTTCAGAAAAATCTGTAACTCTGTCAAAAATTTCTTTGGTGTCGAGGTAATCAAACTGAGAAGAATTTTCTTCAGGTCTGATGCCCGCTTTTTTGTTTAGCTCGTAAAAATTACTGAGATTATTGGTATTTAAAATTTCATAAACAGATTTGCAGCCGGTACAACAGAAAATTTTTTCGTCAAAAGAAATTCTTTCTTTTTCTATCCCTTGTCCGCAATGAAAACAGTTCTCGCTCACCTTCATAAATTATTGACTTACAAAATTATAACATTTTTTTTTGTTTATAGAGTTTAAATGTTCTATTTTTGTGATAAATGTCATATTACAATGTCGCAGGAACAACAGATTGCTATTGAAGAAAGATTCGCGAGGGTTTTTAATGATAAATCCTTTAAAGAAAGACTTTCCAATACTGATTATGAAAGATATATCAACGCAAAAAAGAAACTCGTTTTTCAAAAACACGATATCGTCTTTGACGATGGCGAAACTCCGAAAGGGGTTTACGTAATAGAAAAAGGGGCTGCTAAATTGTCAAAATCAGGATCTTTTGGTAAAGATCAAATTCTTAGATTTATAAAAGAAGGTGATATTATAGGATATCGTGCATTGTTGTGTGGAGAAAATTTTCAAGCAAAGGCAGAAGCAATGACTGATGTTGAATGCACATTCTTACCTGCAGATATTTTTATGGACTTATTAGAAGTAGATCCACAGTTATCTTTTGTGATGCTTCAGAAAATATCTTACGAATTGGGGGAGTCTTCCAACACAATTACTTTCTTGGCTCAAAAAACAGTAAGAGAAAGATTGGCAGAAATTCTTATTCTTTTAGAACAAAAATTAGGAACAGATCCTGAAGGTTTTATCAAAATTTCTTTAACAAGAGAAGAAATTGCCAATATTATCGGAACTGCTACCGAAAGTGCTATCCGATTGATCTCCGAATTTAAAGGTGACAGTCTCATCGAAGTAGACGGTAGAAACATCAAAATTCTCAACCACGATAAATTAATGAAACTAGGACACGTAGTTTTGTAAAATCCAAATATATAAGTCGGCGAAAGCCGACTTTTTAACTTTAAACAATCATATACATTATGTCTGTTCATTCCGAAATTAAAAGAGTTACTACAGAAACCTTGCGAAAAATGAAATTCGACAAGGAGAAAATAACAATGCTTACCGCTTACGATTTTACAACGGCAAAAATGGTTGACGCCGGTGGTGTTGATACCATTCTTATCGGAGATTCTGCGGCAAATGTAATGGCAGGTTTTGAAACAACACTTCCTATTACATTAGATCAAATGATTTATCACACTCAAAGTGTGGTGAGAGGGGTAGAAAGAGCATTGGTAATTGCAGATCTTCCTTTCGGAACTTACCAAAGTAATCCGGATATCGCACTGGAATCTGCAGTTAGAATGATGAAAGAAGGGGGTGCTCATGCGATTAAAATTGAGGGTGGAAAAGAAATTTCAAAATCAATTAAAAAAATCATCAATGCAGGAATTCCTATTATGGGACATTTGGGATTAACACCACAATCTATTTATCAGTTTGGAACCTATAAAGTAAGAGCTAAAGAAGAAGCTGAAGCTGAAAAACTGATCAACGATGCAAAATTGCTTGAAGAATTAGGATGTTTTGGAGTTGTGCTTGAAAAAATTCCTGCAGATCTAGCTAAAAGAGTGACGGAAAGTATCTCGATTCCAACGATCGGAATTGGAGCCGGACCTCATTGTGACGGACAGGTTTTGGTGTATCATGATATGGTGGGAATGAACAAAGGTTTCTCTCCAAAATTCTTAAGAAGATACCTAGATTTATATACAGAAATTACGGGAGCAGTTTCTCAATACGTGAAAGACGTAAAAAGTGCTGATTTCCCTAACCAAAATGAAAGCTATTAATGAAAAGTAATTTACAGGCAACACAAGGAATTTTATCAATTTTAGCAATCATTTGTTTAGCAGCGGGTTGGTTTAGAATTTTCCCGGATAATATTAACTATCTTCTTTCAGCAAGATTATTTTATATTTTAATTGGAATCAGTTTTATCGTTCAGGGAAGAATGTTGATGCATACTAAGTTTATGTACCCAATGTACGCTGCGGCAGGTTTGTGCATCATCGGAGCATTTTTGCCGATGGATTCAAGTCTTAACGTTATAAAAACGATTGGTCTTTTAGGTGGAGTGGTTATTTCTTTTGTGAGCAGATCACAGAATCGTTAAGATATTATGGAAGAGCAGATTGTTTTTGAGGATAATCACCTTTTAGTTATCAATAAAAAAGTAGGGCAACTCGTTCAGGGAGACAAAACTGGTGACGAACCCTTACTCGATTCCATTAAAGATTTCATCAAAAAAAGAGATAATAAACCCGGAAATGTTTTTCTGGGTTTAGTGCATCGTATCGATCGGCCAACTTCTGGTTTGGTTATTTATGCTAAAACTTCAAAAGCGCTTTCAAGATTGACTCAAATGGTTAAAAACCGGGAGATTCAGAAAACGTATTGGGCGGTTGTTGCTAAAGAAATGATTCCTCAAAGCCAAAGATTGGTTCATTATTTAAAGAAAAACGAAAAAAATAATAAAGCAATCGTTTTTACGAAAGTTACCGAAGGGGCAAAAGAAGCAATTCTTACCTATAATGTCATCAAAGCATTAGATAATTATCTCCTTTTAGAAATTGATCTGGAAACCGGAAGACATCATCAAATCAGAGCACAGTTATCAAAAACCGGAGTTCCTATTAAAGGTGATCTAAAATACGGTGCACCTCGTTCAAATCCTGATGGAGGAATTAATCTTCACGCCAGAAAACTTAAGTTTATACATCCTGTTACAAAGGAGGAGGTGACAATTGTTGCTCCCGTTCCGCAGAATGACGCGATCTGGAGAGCGTGTGAAGAGTAAATATCAAATTAGAAATAAGTTATAAAATGGAAACTGAATATGATGTTTAGTTTCCATTTTTTTGGCTTTGAAAATACTTAAACTATGCACTTTTAGTGTATCTTGCTTTTAGCTTTTAAAAGTTTATAAGCCACGAATGCACAATTTTTTTTTTCATATTTTACGTAATAATCTGAGTTCGATTATTACGAAATTTTAAATAATTGATAATGAAAGCCTTATGTTTTAATCAATAGCGTCGGGCTTTAGCCCGATGTAAATGCGAAGATGACAATTGGCTTTAGCCAAAACTTATTGTAAATTTCTGCTAAAGCTAATTAAGTTTATGATTATTTAAAATGGGCTAAAGCCTATTCCTATTGATATTTAGTATTAATTTAATAATCGAACTCAGGTTAAATAATATTCGTGCATTCGTGGCAAAATCGCTCAAAGCAAACAAAAATATCTTCATTATTTTAAACCTTTTTACCTTTTAGAAGCTTTTTTTCGATTGGAAGTCATTTATTTAAATATTTGAAAACCAAATACAAAGATTATCATTTTATAAGAATTTCAACTCGAATCTTTCCAGTATAAAATAAAAAAGACATCTGCGTAATCTCCAAGATCAGCGAGATAAAAAAACAATATTTTCAAGCATTTAAAACTTCCAGCTTCCATCATCCAGCTTTCATCTCTTTCAAAAAATTTTGCCCATTTTAAAAAAATGTCTAACTTCGCTCCCAACTTTAGGGGTGTCTGTTGACAAAACAGGCTGAGACTTTACCCTTTGAACCTGATTTCTAGATCATACTAGCGTAGGAAAAAGTGAGATGACTTTGCTGTACATTCTATTGTACAATGATGGGCATTCCTAAAGTGTATTTTAAAATTTAGGAATGGAGCTCACAATCAATCACACACTAAGAAATTTTGATGTACTTCCCAAAACGCTGGAAGCACTTATCGCTATGGAATTACCTGAAAAGAAAAAAGGAATTGCCGTAGCGCTCAACAATCGTATTATTCCGCAGTCATTCTGGGCGGAAACCATTCTCAACAACCAAGATTCAATTTTAATTATCACTGCTACTCAAGGCGGTTAAAAAATATTTTTATGGCTCATAAAATTACACGTTCGCCGTTTCCGAACTCAAAAAAGATCTATGTTGAAGGGAAAATTCATCCAATCAATGTAGCGATGCGCGAAATACAGCTAAGTCCGACAAAGCTCACCAACGGAACTTTAGAACATAATTCACCTGTTACTGTGTATGATACTTCAGGACCCTACACCGATGAAAATTCTGAAATTAATATCGAAAAAGGGCTTCCAAGAATTCGTGAACAATGGATCTTAGACAGAAATGATGTAGAAATTCTTGATGGAATTACTTCTGACTACGGAAAAAAACGTCTTGCTGATTCAAAACTGAATGAGCTGCGTTTTTCTTACAACCACAAACCGAAAGTAGCAAAAGAAGGACAGGAAGTTACCCAATTATACTACGCAAAACAGGGCATCATCACTCCCGAAATGGAATATATTGCTATTAGAGAAAATCAAAGAATCGAGCAACTGGATTCTGTTTCAAAAGATATGGCTTTTCAACATCAGGGAAACAATTTTGGGGCAAGAACTCCAAAAAGCAAGATCACTCCAGAATTCGTAAGAGATGAAATTGCAGCAGGAAGAGCAATCATTCCCAATAATATCAACCATCCGGAAAGCGAACCAATGATCATCGGGCGAAATTTTTTGGTTAAAATTAATGCGAACATTGGAAATAGTGCTGTTTCATCGAGTATTGAAGAAGAAGTAGAAAAAGCAGTTTGGGCTTGCAGATGGGGAGCAGATACAATTATGGATCTGTCAACCGGAAAAAACATCCACGAAACCAGAGAATGGATCATCAGAAACAGCCCGGTTCCTATTGGTACCGTCCCGATTTATCAGGCATTGGAAAAAGTAAAAGGTGTTGCAGAAGATCTGACTTGGGAAATTTTTAAAGATACTTTGATCGAACAGGCAGAACAGGGAGTTTCGTACTTTACCATTCACGCTGGAGTTTTGTTGAGATATATTCATTTAACCGCAAAACGTGTCACAGGAATTGTTTCCAGAGGCGGTTCTATCATGGCAAAATGGTGTTTGTTTCATCATAAAGAAAACTTTTTATACACCCATTTCGAGGAGATCTGCGAGATCATGAAAAAATATGACGTTGCCTTTTCTTTAGGTGACGGTCTTCGCCCGGGTTCAATTGCAGATGCCAATGATGAAGCGCAATTTGCTGAATTGGAAACTTTAGGTGAACTAACAAAAATTGCCTGGAAACACAATGTTCAGGTAATGATTGAAGGTCCCGGTCATGTTCCGATGCACATGATCAAAGAAAATATGGATAAGCAATTGGAAGTTTGTGACGAAGCTCCGTTTTACACATTAGGTCCTTTAACGACGGATATTGCGCCGGGGTACGATCACATCACTTCAGGAATTGGTGCAGCAATGATCGGTTGGTTCGGTTGCGCGATGTTGTGTTATGTGACTCCGAAAGAGCATTTGGGACTCCCCAATAAAGAAGATGTAAAAGTTGGGGTGATCACCTATAAATTGGCTGCTCATGCTGCAGATCTGGCGAAAGGTCATCCCGGTTCGCAATACAGAGACAATGCGTTGAGTAAAGCAAGATTTGAATTCAGATGGGAAGATCAGTTCAATCTTTCTCTTGATCCGGATACGGCAAGATCTTATCATGATGAAACACTTCCTGCGGACGGAGCAAAAATTGCGCACTTCTGCTCAATGTGTGGACCAAAATTCTGTTCAATGAAGATCACACAGGAGATCCGTGAATCTGCAGAAAAAGGAATGTTTGATAAATCTCAGGAATTCATCGAAAAAGGAAAAGAAATTTATATATGATCATTGTAATTTCTCCCGAAGAACTTGTTCAAAATGAAACTGAGATCATCAATCAACTATTTCGAGAAGGTTTGGATTTGCTTCATATCAGAAAGCCTTTTATTGGTCAAAATGAAATGAAGGATTTTATTCAAAAGATAGATTCAAAATTTTACTCTCAATTGGTTTTGCATAGTCATTACGATTTGGCTGAGAACTTTAACATCTCAAGATTTCATTTCAGAGAAATTGACAGAAAAAATGGCTTGTATCAATCTTTTACAGATAAAAAAAAATCAACGTCTGTTCATGATATTGAAACTTTTAATCAATTGAATAAAGAGTGGGAATATGCATTTATCAGTCCGGTTTTTCCAAGTATTTCTAAAAAAGGATATGGGGAAAATTCAACGATTTTAAATGATATTAAAAAACGAGACAATTCTAATGTTAAACTAATTGCTTTGGGAGGAATTAACGAAAATAATATTCATCACGTTTTTGATAATAATGTTGATGGAGTGGCTTTGTTAGGCGCAATATGGGAAAGTGATGAACCTTTAAACGTTTTCAGAAAATGCCGCCAGAATATACTTTATTAGGATTTATTCAAATTTAAAAATGGAAAAACTACAATATATTTCTCAAGGTTTTACAAAATCCGAACAGGAACTAAATATAAAAAAGGCCTTAGACAACGGCATAAAATGGATTCAGATTCGTTGGAAAAATGCTCCCGAAAATGAGTTTATTAAGCTTTGTGAAAATTCAAAACTGCTGTGTTCAGAATACCAATCAGTTTGTATCATTAATGACCATGTTCAGATTGCAAAAGATATCGATGCAGACGGTGTTCATTTAGGTTTAAAAGATACTTCGATTGATATTGCAAGACAGATTTTAGGAGAAAATAAAATTATCGGTGGAACGGCAAATTCCATTTCTGATGTTTTGCAAAGAATGAATGAATCATGTGATTACATCGGTTTGGGACCTCTTCGATTTACTTCAACAAAAGAACAGCTAAGTCCGATTTTAGGCTTTGAAGGATATAAAAAAATAATCCAGGGTTTAAAAGAAAAAGGATTAGAAATTCCAAAAATATTCGCAATTGGTGGAGTGGTTTTGAAAGACATCGACCTATTACAACAAATAGGAATTTATGGAGTGGTCGTTTCTGGTCAAATTACCAATCAACCATCTATTATCAACGAATTTAAAATAGCAATGCAATGAACAATCAACCTTTAATTATAGCAGACAGAACTTTCGGATCGAGATTATTTTTAGGAACCGGAAAATTCGGAAATCTTTCAGAAATGACGGACTCCATCATCGCTTCCGGAAGTGAATTGGTGACAATGGCTTTAAAAAGAATCGATTCGCAATCTTCAGAAGATGATTTGTTGAATGCTTTAAAACTTACAAGATCTCATCTTTTACCGAATACTTCAGGAGCAAGAACAGCGAAAGAAGCGGTTTTGGCAGCGCAATTGGCAAGAGAAGCTTTGGAAACCAATTGGGTAAAGCTGGAGATCCATCCCGATCCAAAATATTTGTTACCTGATCCAATTGAGACGTTGTATGCAACGGAAGAATTGGCAAAATTAGGATTTATCGTAATGCCATATATTCATGCCGATCCAGTTTTATGCAAACGTTTGGAAGATGTGGGAACGGCTGTTGTCATGCCTTTGGGAGCGCCGATTGGAACGAATAAAGGTTTAAGAACTTTAGATTTTTTAGAAATAATTATTGCTCAAAGTAATGTTCCTGTTGTTGTTGATGCCGGAATTGGAGCACCTTCTGATGCCGCAAAAGCAATGGAAATGGGAGCTGATGCGGTTTTGGTAAATACTGCCATTGCTGTTGCGAGAGATCCTGTAAATATGGCATTGGCTTTTAAAGAAGGCGTAATTGCGGGAAGAAGAGCTTTTGAATCTGGTTTAGGAGCTATCGGGAACCATGCAGAAGCATCAAGTCCACTGACTTCTTTTTTGTTTGATTAAAATAGAGAGAAAAGAGTCCCAAAGGGACGATTTAATAAAGGATAGGATGAAATCCTATTTAAAAATATCATTGAATGCATCATTTTGATTAATACAAACATATATGAAAAGTTTTAAAGATCTTTTTGAAAAATACCAATGGGATGAGGTAAAAGCAAAGCTTGAAAAAGTGACGTTATCTGATGTGGAAAATAGTGTTCAGAAAAAGAATAAAACAATAGATGATTTCCTTAATTTTCTTTCACCGGTTGCTGCTCAGAAATTAGAATTAATGGCGAAAATGACGCAGCAACTTACTCAGAAGCGTTTTGGGAAAACCATTCAGTTGTATGCGCCGTTGTACCTGAGTAATGAATGTCAGAATATTTGTACGTATTGCGGTTTCAGTTTAGATAATTCGATCAAAAGGAAAACACTTTCTGATACAGAATTGATGATCGAAGCTACGGTTTTAAGATCAATGGGAGTGAATCATGTTTTGCTGGTAAGTGGAGAAGCAAATAAAACAGTTGGAATTGATTATTTTTTGAATGCTGTTCACTTGTTGAAGCCACATTTTGCTAATATTTCGATTGAAGTTCAGCCTTTGTCAGAAGAAGAATATCGGCAGCTTCATGATGCCGGTGTGAATGCTGTTTTGGTTTATCAGGAAACTTATCATCAGGACGTTTATAAAGAATATCATCCAAAAGGAAAAAAATCAAATTTCAATTTTCGTTTGGAAACACCCGACAGAATTGGCAAAGCCGGAATTCATAAAATGGGATTGGGTGTTTTGTTGGGTTTGGAAGATTGGCGTGTTGACAGTTTTTTCAATGCACTTCATATTGATTATCTTCAAAAACAATATTGGAAAAGCAAGTTTTCAGTTTCATTTCCGAGACTTCGACCTGCGGAAGGAATTATTGAACCGAATTTTATTATGTCTGATAAAGATTTACTCCAATTAATCTGTGCGTATCGAATCTGGAATGAAGATTTGGAAATTTCAATCTCAACAAGAGAGAACGAAAAATTTAGAAACAACATCATTTCTTTAGGCGCAACAGCAATGAGTGCAGCTTCGAAAACCAATCCGGGTGGTTATGCGGTGGACAAAGAATCTTTGGAACAATTTGAAACCAGTGATGAAAGAAGCATGGAGGAAATTAAAAATATTATTAAAAATGCAGGATATGATCCAATCATGAAAGATTGGGATGCTGTGTATAGCGGAGTTTAAAGATTGAAATTTTAAACAAACTAAAAATAAAAACTCTATCAGAAATATAACGAACGTCACTTCGAGTAGATTTTTGCAAAAAATCGTATCGAGAAGTTATGCTTAATGAAAGTTCTCGATACATTTTTATCCATTCCATTACAAAAAAACTCGAACAATCTGATGTAAATAAAATCAAAAAATGAAAAAAGAAGATATTTTCTCAAGATACAGCCGACAGATCTTTATTGAAGAAATCGGTTTGGATGGTCAGCGAAAAATAATGAATGCTAAAGTTTTGATAATTGGGGCAGGAGGTTTGGGAAGCCCTGTCATTCAATATTTGGCTGCGGCGGGAGTTGGAACTTTGGGCGTTGCAGATTTTGATGAGGTTGAATTGCATAATTTAAACCGACAAATCATTCATAATGAAAATTCTGTAGGGAGATTAAAAGTGGAAAGTGCAGAAGACTTTGTAAAAAACCTTAATCATCAGGTCAATTTTATCGGAATTGAGAATAAAATTAATCACTCAAATGCTGAAGAAATTATTTCGAAATTTGATATTATTGTTGACGGGTCCGATAATTTTAAAACGAGATATTTAGTTAATGATACTTGTGTAAAGCTTGGAAAGCCTTTAGTTTATGGAAGTATTCTCGGTTTTTCCGGACAGGTTGCAATTTTTAATTATAAAGGAAGCAAAAATTTAAGAGATATTTTCCCAGAACCTCCTTTTGATGAAAATCTTCCGGATTGCGACAGTCTCGGAGTTTTAGGCGCATTACCGGGAATTGTAGGAAGTATGATGGCAAATTTAGCTTTAAAAATAATAACCGATTTACCATTAAATTTAAATCAAATCACATTAATTGACACCCTAAACTGGAGATTTCAAACGGTTGATTTCTAAACCTAAATTTCACAAGCTAAAATTCCCCTCTTTTGGAGGAGTGGTGAAAATTCAATGAATTTTTGACGGGGTGGTTTTACT
Coding sequences within it:
- a CDS encoding thiamine phosphate synthase is translated as MEKLQYISQGFTKSEQELNIKKALDNGIKWIQIRWKNAPENEFIKLCENSKLLCSEYQSVCIINDHVQIAKDIDADGVHLGLKDTSIDIARQILGENKIIGGTANSISDVLQRMNESCDYIGLGPLRFTSTKEQLSPILGFEGYKKIIQGLKEKGLEIPKIFAIGGVVLKDIDLLQQIGIYGVVVSGQITNQPSIINEFKIAMQ
- a CDS encoding thiazole synthase encodes the protein MNNQPLIIADRTFGSRLFLGTGKFGNLSEMTDSIIASGSELVTMALKRIDSQSSEDDLLNALKLTRSHLLPNTSGARTAKEAVLAAQLAREALETNWVKLEIHPDPKYLLPDPIETLYATEELAKLGFIVMPYIHADPVLCKRLEDVGTAVVMPLGAPIGTNKGLRTLDFLEIIIAQSNVPVVVDAGIGAPSDAAKAMEMGADAVLVNTAIAVARDPVNMALAFKEGVIAGRRAFESGLGAIGNHAEASSPLTSFLFD
- the thiH gene encoding 2-iminoacetate synthase ThiH, whose product is MKSFKDLFEKYQWDEVKAKLEKVTLSDVENSVQKKNKTIDDFLNFLSPVAAQKLELMAKMTQQLTQKRFGKTIQLYAPLYLSNECQNICTYCGFSLDNSIKRKTLSDTELMIEATVLRSMGVNHVLLVSGEANKTVGIDYFLNAVHLLKPHFANISIEVQPLSEEEYRQLHDAGVNAVLVYQETYHQDVYKEYHPKGKKSNFNFRLETPDRIGKAGIHKMGLGVLLGLEDWRVDSFFNALHIDYLQKQYWKSKFSVSFPRLRPAEGIIEPNFIMSDKDLLQLICAYRIWNEDLEISISTRENEKFRNNIISLGATAMSAASKTNPGGYAVDKESLEQFETSDERSMEEIKNIIKNAGYDPIMKDWDAVYSGV
- a CDS encoding HesA/MoeB/ThiF family protein, with the protein product MKKEDIFSRYSRQIFIEEIGLDGQRKIMNAKVLIIGAGGLGSPVIQYLAAAGVGTLGVADFDEVELHNLNRQIIHNENSVGRLKVESAEDFVKNLNHQVNFIGIENKINHSNAEEIISKFDIIVDGSDNFKTRYLVNDTCVKLGKPLVYGSILGFSGQVAIFNYKGSKNLRDIFPEPPFDENLPDCDSLGVLGALPGIVGSMMANLALKIITDLPLNLNQITLIDTLNWRFQTVDF